One stretch of Echeneis naucrates chromosome 11, fEcheNa1.1, whole genome shotgun sequence DNA includes these proteins:
- the arpp21 gene encoding cAMP-regulated phosphoprotein 21 isoform X1 encodes MTEAVTESADDLLKPCDATSCDVIRCPSPPLCLSLCEEEDKECCKDNKKLEQQKHCNHMQPKKKVMAKGKLVRSMAICEEPSGLDEVQSSADTNISSSCYDNQRTSCKEDDQERSTDPKKHSLSKDSSLEYTDSTGIDLNQFIIETLNSNPRDRMMLLKLEQDMIDFITSNSSLSAFKKFPHMSSYHRMLVHRVAAYFGMEHNVDQTGKSVIINKTRSTRIPEQRFLDKVHKDKAEEIHCWKIILKRDSSSDDQTRLHPLREKQNKSVEEREEEYQRARDRIFNQEPVCPQESAHAETRAVQEHNPYAETQRRRQLFRGSRDSSGSSWTGSSRQSSTETDCRYSSDPRPWSSTDSDSSYQWTNPASKPCQPANHNWEAQGSGSISLFRLPSTCPRSSSPAIMEEPAHNPAFIMENGIPPGSILVNPHTGQPFLNPDGTPAVYIPPDSQQPIKSQTQLQGSSSQQQQQQVVQYSSVSYTAPQMLPVTPSQPYSAIEDLPSQFSHVTVSCQSTGDAPPYYPPNQGYIYAAPPPPCPPPPPNPPSYCHPSPQVPVYYYGQYPTSAQHGCRPVSPSKHIQSQVAQPTGYAPTLGVQQSSITQTPAVLGAYSPMTTHQCGVVQGGVSVAYPQSKTITGVGGEAGYCCMVPSPSHHSTCLPPSCTNLSAPTWNAQY; translated from the exons ATGACCGAAGCTGTGACAGAAAGTGCAGATGACCTCCTAAAGCCCTGTGATGCCACGTCCTGTGACGTCATCAGATGCCCCTCCCCACCACTGTGTCTATCCCTCTgcgaggaggaggacaaggagtGTTGCAAGGACAATAagaagctggagcagcag AAACACTGTAACCACATgcaaccaaagaaaaaagttatg GCTAAAGGAAAGTTAGTGCGCAGTATGGCTATATGTGAGGAGCCTTCAGGACTTGATGAAGTCCAG TcatctgcagacacaaacatctCATCTAGCTGCTATGACAATCAGAGAACTTCCTGTAAGGAGGATGATCAGGAGAGAAGCACAGATCCAAAGAAACATTCACTGtccaaag ACTCCAGCCTGGAGTACACAGACTCCACTGGCATAGACCTGAACCAGTTTATCATTGAGACTCTCAACAGCAACCCAAGAGACCGCATGATGCTGCTTAAACTGGAGCAGGACATGATTGACTTCATCACCAGcaatag CTCTCTCAGCGCCTTTAAGAAGTTTCCTCACATGTCGTCCTACCACCGTATGCTGGTCCATCGGGTGGCGGCCTACTTTGGCATGGAGCACAATGTAGACCAGACAGGCAAGTCTGTCATCATCAACAAGACCAGAAGCACACGCAT ACCAGAGCAGCGTTTTTTGGACAAGGTGCACAAGGACAAAGCTGAAGAAATCCACTGctggaaaataattttaaagagGGACAGCAGCTCAGATGACCAG ACCCGACTCCACCCCTTacgggaaaaacaaaacaagtcagtggaggagagagaggaagaataTCAAAGAGCACGAGACAGAATTTTTAATCAAGAG CCTGTCTGCCCCCAGGAGAGCGCCCATGCAGAAACCAG ggctgTGCAGGAGCACAATCCATATGCTGAGACCCAGAGGAGAAGGCAGCTCTTCAG AGGGAGCCGCGACAGCTCGGGCTCCAGTTGgacaggcagcagcaggcagagcagCACTGAGACTGACTGTCGCTATAGCAGCGACCCCCGACCTTGGAGCAGCACAGACTCTGATTCCTCCTACCAATGGACAAATCCTGCTTCAAAACCCTGTCAACCTGCCAACCATAACTGGGAAGCACAAGGTTCAG gctCCATCTCTTTGTTCAGACTGCCATCCACTTGTCCccgctcctcctctcctgccatCATGGAAGAGCCAGCTCATAACCCTGCCTTCATCATGGAGAACGGGATCCCCCCGGGAAGCATATTAGTGAACCCACATACCG GGCAGCCTTTCCTAAACCCTGATGGAACCCCTGCAGTGTACATCCCTCCAGACAGTCAGCAGCCAATCAAAAGCCAGACTCAGCTGCAAGGCTCTTCCtctcagcagcaacagcagcag GTGGTTCAGTACTCGTCTGTGTCTTACACAGCTCCACAAATGTTGCCTGTCACTCCTTCACAACCATACTCAGCA ATTGAAGACTTGCCCTCGCAGTTTTCTCATGTGACAGTGAGCTGTCAGTCAACGGGTGACGCCCCACCTTACTATCCTCCCAATCAGGGTTACATCTatgcagctcctcctcctccttgtcctcccccacctcccaaCCCACCAAGCTACTGCCACCCTTCACCTCAG GTGCCTGTGTATTACTATGGCCAGTATCCTACCTCAGCCCAGCATGGATGCCGGCCTGTCTCACCAAGCAAACACATCCAAAGCCAAGTAGCACAACCTACAG gTTATGCCCCTACTCTTGGGGTGCAGCAGTCCTCCATCACCCAGACACCGGCTGTGCTGGGGGCCTACTCTCCCATGACCACTCATCAGTGTGGTGTGGTTCAG GGAGGTGTTTCAGTGGCTTATCCCCAAAGTAAAACTATAACTGGGGTGGGTGGGGAGGCAGGTTACTGCTGCATGGTGCCCTCACCCTCCCACCACAGCACCTGCCTCCCTCCCAGTTGCACCAACCTCAGCGCTCCGACCTGGAACGCACAGTACTGA
- the dclk3 gene encoding serine/threonine-protein kinase DCLK3 produces MVTTLETASVPTPTPSHPTHPYAGGHRANEKRLVLLKDVEVFCVNQGALNGFGTCPPNIQSLKRPGGIHQLWPIHPQPMRPAHRSHCLPPPHLPLVHTRYAEESAERPHLVTIVRPGGQTTLRKVTVLLNRRGVVSFEQLLLDISEALGFPRWNKARVTRLYTTHAREVKGVCDFFQGEVAFLALGKARPELNSVQEALEELFPEHPNYQADALRVWKKRLCPVPDKNAKADSGYSDGADSSKTNKGVSQAMRTRPQAPERINPLSRRVPLPPVSKKQKGSPHTEQEVRELDVPVSTPPAEPVCRNDKKNISQLQLLKPLPEVAALQKDVQQGTNFDLPLDGSEVTLSDIERCYDIGRVIGDGNFAMVRECCRRDNGQTFAIKIVERSKLIGREHMMQNELSLLGSLCHPRIVRLVAYHHTHTHSYLVMELVSGGDLFEAISERGKFPEADAGLMVSDMSEALNYIHCKSIVHRDLKPENLLVEHVAADICRLKLGDFGLAMVVTEPVFTICGTPTYVAPEILCETGYGVAVDVWALGVILYILLCGFPPFLSRDRDQEELFQLIKQGQINFLSPYWDPISEEARGLVRALLQPDPTVRLTAEQTLLHPWVKAMASNCRQRMLIDKTQRITSDYKVEAHQVQGPAQTGSVGTGAGTVDGSRAGPPVHIAVSGCHCE; encoded by the exons ATGGTAACCACACTGGAGACTGCCAGTGTGCCCACCCCCACACCCTCCCACCCCACTCACCCTT ACGCAGGGGGTCACAGGGCCAATGAGAAAAGGCTGGTGTTGTTGAAGGATGTGGAGGTTTTCTGTGTCAACCAGGGGGCTCTCAATGGGTTTGGGACGT GTCCTCCAAATATCCAATCCCTGAAGCGTCCTGGTGGGATACACCAACTATGGCCCATTCATCCACAGCCAATGAGACCGGCCCACAGGTCCCACTGCCTacctcctcctcaccttcctcttGTCCACACCCGTTATGCAGAGGAGAGCGCCGAGCGGCCCCATCTTGTCACCATTGTCCGCCCCGGTGGTCAGACTACACTGCGGAAG GTAACAGTATTGCTGAATCGAAGGGGTGTGGTGTCCTTCGAGCAACTGCTATTGGATATTTCTGAGGCATTGGGGTTTCCTCGATGGAACAAAGCCAGAGTCACACGCCTGTACACAACCCACGCAAGAGAG GTGAAAGGTGTATGTGACTTCTTCCAAGGTGAAGTGGCCTTTTTGGCTCTGGGTAAGGCTCGTCCAGAGCTCAATAGCGTGCAGGAAGCTCTGGAAGAGCTGTTTCCAGAACATCCCAATTACCAAGCTGATGCACTGCGGGTCTGGAAGAAACGACTTTGCCCAGTACCAGATAAAAATGCTAAAGCTGACAGTGGATACAGCGATGGGGCTGATAGCAGCAAGACTAACAAAGGGGTGTCCCAGG CAATGAGAACCAGGCCTCAGGCTCCAGAACGGATCAATCCCCTTTCCAGGAGAGTCCCACTTCCTCCTGTGTCGAAAAAGCAGAAAGGTAGTCCTCATACAGAACAAGAGGTGAGGGAACTGGATGTTCCTGTCAGCACCCCACCTGCTGAACCAGTCTGCAGGAATGACAAGAAGAATATTTCACAGTTACAACTTTTAAAGCCGCTTCCAGAAGTGGCTGCATTACAGAAAGATGTACAGCAGGGCACGAACTTTGACCTTCCTTTAGACGGCAGTGAGGTCACCCTGTCCGATATTGAGCGTTGCTATGACATAGGACGTGTCATTGGCGATGGAAACTTTGCCATGGTGCGTGAGTGCTGTCGTCGTGACAATGGGCAAACATTCGCCATAAAGATAGTTGAACGCTCAAAACTGATTGGTCGAGAGCACATGATGCAGAATGAGCTGAGCCTTCTGGGTAGCCTGTGTCACCCTCGTATAGTGCGGCTAGTGGCATACcaccacacacatactcactcCTACCTGGTGATGGAGCTGGTGAGTGGGGGTGATCTGTTTGAGGCCATCAGTGAGAGAGGAAAGTTTCCAGAAGCAGATGCAGGACTGATGGTGTCAGACATGAGTGAAGCACTAAATTACATCCACTGCAAGAGCATCGTCCACCGAGACCTCAAACCAGAAAACCTGCTGGTGG AGCATGTGGCAGCTGACATCTGTAGGCTGAAGCTTGGAGACTTTGGGCTTGCCATGGTTGTGACTGAACCAGTCTTCACCATATGTGGGACACCCACATATGTAGCCCCAGAAATTCTCTGTGAGACAG GTTATGGTGTAGCAGTCGATGTATGGGCTCTGGGTGTTATTCTCTATATACTGCTCTGTGGCTTCCCCCCATTTCTCAGTCGGGATCGAGACCAGGAAGAGTTATTCCAGCTAATAAAACAGGGACAGATCAACTTCCTGTCCCCCTACTGGGACCCCATTTCAGAGG aGGCCAGAGGCCTTGTCAGAGCTCTACTTCAGCCAGATCCCACAGTGAggctgacagcagagcagaccCTGCTGCACCCCTGGGTGAAGGCTATGGCTTCAAACTGCAGGCAGAGGATGCTCATAGACAAAACACAGAGGATCACATCAGACTATAAAGTGGAAGCACACCAAGTGCAGGGTCCAGCTCAGACCG GGTCGGTCGGTACCGGAGCGGGGACGGTAGACGGCAGCCGAGCAGGGCCGCCGGTGCACATCGCTGTAAGCGGCTGTCATTGCGAGTAA
- the arpp21 gene encoding cAMP-regulated phosphoprotein 21 isoform X2, translating into MTEAVTESADDLLKPCDATSCDVIRCPSPPLCLSLCEEEDKECCKDNKKLEQQKHCNHMQPKKKVMAKGKLVRSMAICEEPSGLDEVQSSADTNISSSCYDNQRTSCKEDDQERSTDPKKHSLSKDSSLEYTDSTGIDLNQFIIETLNSNPRDRMMLLKLEQDMIDFITSNSAFKKFPHMSSYHRMLVHRVAAYFGMEHNVDQTGKSVIINKTRSTRIPEQRFLDKVHKDKAEEIHCWKIILKRDSSSDDQTRLHPLREKQNKSVEEREEEYQRARDRIFNQEPVCPQESAHAETRAVQEHNPYAETQRRRQLFRGSRDSSGSSWTGSSRQSSTETDCRYSSDPRPWSSTDSDSSYQWTNPASKPCQPANHNWEAQGSGSISLFRLPSTCPRSSSPAIMEEPAHNPAFIMENGIPPGSILVNPHTGQPFLNPDGTPAVYIPPDSQQPIKSQTQLQGSSSQQQQQQVVQYSSVSYTAPQMLPVTPSQPYSAIEDLPSQFSHVTVSCQSTGDAPPYYPPNQGYIYAAPPPPCPPPPPNPPSYCHPSPQVPVYYYGQYPTSAQHGCRPVSPSKHIQSQVAQPTGYAPTLGVQQSSITQTPAVLGAYSPMTTHQCGVVQGGVSVAYPQSKTITGVGGEAGYCCMVPSPSHHSTCLPPSCTNLSAPTWNAQY; encoded by the exons ATGACCGAAGCTGTGACAGAAAGTGCAGATGACCTCCTAAAGCCCTGTGATGCCACGTCCTGTGACGTCATCAGATGCCCCTCCCCACCACTGTGTCTATCCCTCTgcgaggaggaggacaaggagtGTTGCAAGGACAATAagaagctggagcagcag AAACACTGTAACCACATgcaaccaaagaaaaaagttatg GCTAAAGGAAAGTTAGTGCGCAGTATGGCTATATGTGAGGAGCCTTCAGGACTTGATGAAGTCCAG TcatctgcagacacaaacatctCATCTAGCTGCTATGACAATCAGAGAACTTCCTGTAAGGAGGATGATCAGGAGAGAAGCACAGATCCAAAGAAACATTCACTGtccaaag ACTCCAGCCTGGAGTACACAGACTCCACTGGCATAGACCTGAACCAGTTTATCATTGAGACTCTCAACAGCAACCCAAGAGACCGCATGATGCTGCTTAAACTGGAGCAGGACATGATTGACTTCATCACCAGcaatag CGCCTTTAAGAAGTTTCCTCACATGTCGTCCTACCACCGTATGCTGGTCCATCGGGTGGCGGCCTACTTTGGCATGGAGCACAATGTAGACCAGACAGGCAAGTCTGTCATCATCAACAAGACCAGAAGCACACGCAT ACCAGAGCAGCGTTTTTTGGACAAGGTGCACAAGGACAAAGCTGAAGAAATCCACTGctggaaaataattttaaagagGGACAGCAGCTCAGATGACCAG ACCCGACTCCACCCCTTacgggaaaaacaaaacaagtcagtggaggagagagaggaagaataTCAAAGAGCACGAGACAGAATTTTTAATCAAGAG CCTGTCTGCCCCCAGGAGAGCGCCCATGCAGAAACCAG ggctgTGCAGGAGCACAATCCATATGCTGAGACCCAGAGGAGAAGGCAGCTCTTCAG AGGGAGCCGCGACAGCTCGGGCTCCAGTTGgacaggcagcagcaggcagagcagCACTGAGACTGACTGTCGCTATAGCAGCGACCCCCGACCTTGGAGCAGCACAGACTCTGATTCCTCCTACCAATGGACAAATCCTGCTTCAAAACCCTGTCAACCTGCCAACCATAACTGGGAAGCACAAGGTTCAG gctCCATCTCTTTGTTCAGACTGCCATCCACTTGTCCccgctcctcctctcctgccatCATGGAAGAGCCAGCTCATAACCCTGCCTTCATCATGGAGAACGGGATCCCCCCGGGAAGCATATTAGTGAACCCACATACCG GGCAGCCTTTCCTAAACCCTGATGGAACCCCTGCAGTGTACATCCCTCCAGACAGTCAGCAGCCAATCAAAAGCCAGACTCAGCTGCAAGGCTCTTCCtctcagcagcaacagcagcag GTGGTTCAGTACTCGTCTGTGTCTTACACAGCTCCACAAATGTTGCCTGTCACTCCTTCACAACCATACTCAGCA ATTGAAGACTTGCCCTCGCAGTTTTCTCATGTGACAGTGAGCTGTCAGTCAACGGGTGACGCCCCACCTTACTATCCTCCCAATCAGGGTTACATCTatgcagctcctcctcctccttgtcctcccccacctcccaaCCCACCAAGCTACTGCCACCCTTCACCTCAG GTGCCTGTGTATTACTATGGCCAGTATCCTACCTCAGCCCAGCATGGATGCCGGCCTGTCTCACCAAGCAAACACATCCAAAGCCAAGTAGCACAACCTACAG gTTATGCCCCTACTCTTGGGGTGCAGCAGTCCTCCATCACCCAGACACCGGCTGTGCTGGGGGCCTACTCTCCCATGACCACTCATCAGTGTGGTGTGGTTCAG GGAGGTGTTTCAGTGGCTTATCCCCAAAGTAAAACTATAACTGGGGTGGGTGGGGAGGCAGGTTACTGCTGCATGGTGCCCTCACCCTCCCACCACAGCACCTGCCTCCCTCCCAGTTGCACCAACCTCAGCGCTCCGACCTGGAACGCACAGTACTGA
- the fabp3 gene encoding fatty acid-binding protein, heart, which produces MAEAFVGTWNLKESDKFDDYMKELGVGYATRKVGNLTKPTTIISVDGDKVTVKTQSTIKNTELSFKLGEEFDETTADDRKVKSIVTIEDGKMVHIQRWDGKETSLVREVNGNALVLTLTLGQVVCTRRYEKAA; this is translated from the exons ATGGCCGAAGCTTTCGTTGGCACCTGGAACCTCAAGGAGAGCGATAAATTTGATGATTACATGAAGGAGCTTG gtgtggGCTATGCCACACGTAAGGTGGGCAACCTGACCAAACCCACCACCATTATCTCAGTGGATGGGGACAAGGTGACGGTGAAGACCCAGAGCACTATTAAGAACACAGAGCTCTCCTTCAAACTGGGGGAGGAGTTTGATGAGACCACTGCTGATGACAGGAAGGTTAAG TCCATTGTAACAATAGAGGATGGAAAGATGGTGCACATACAGAGGTGGGACGGCAAAGAGACCAGTCTGGTGAGGGAAGTCAATGGAAATGCCCTCGTACTA acACTTACACTGGGACAAGTTGTTTGCACACGTCGCTATGAGAAGGCAGCATAA
- the zftraf1 gene encoding zinc finger TRAF-type-containing protein 1: MSSMEERDVGVAAAPGSSSAGLGAGAVGAAVEAVAGVAAMQEEVGIRRDGPEPDADEPPKKRVKMPEGESGKLEERLYSVLCCTVCLDLPKASVYQCTNGHLMCAGCFIHLLADSRLKEEQATCPNCRCEISKNLCCRNLAVEKAVSELPTECTFCLKQFPRSSLERHQKEECQDRVTQCKYKRIGCPWQGPFHELPAHEGECSHPTKTGTELMGILGEMDQSHRRDMQLYNSIFSLLCYEKIGFTEVQFRPYRTDDFITRLYYETPRFTVLNQTWVLKARVNDSERNPNLSCKRTLSFQLILKSKVNSALECSFLLLKGPYDDVRIKPVIHHHSFSNDANETDYVPLPISDSVECNKLLAAKNINLRLFIFQVQK, translated from the exons ATGTCTTCAATGGAAGAGAGAGACGTGGGCGTTGCGGCCGCCCCTGGCTCCTCCTCGGCCGGCCTGGGGGCCGGGGCCGTGGGGGCGGCAGTTGAGGCTGTGGCCGGGGTCGCTGCCATGCAGGAGGAGGTCGGGATACGACGAGATGGGCCCGAGCCTGACGCAGACGAGCCACCCAAGAAGAGGGTGAAAATGCCCGAGGGAGAGTCAGGAAAGCTGGAGGAGAGACTGTACTCAGTGCTGTGCTGCACCGTGTGCCTAGACTTGCCCAAGGCGTCTGTATACCAG TGTACCAATGGACATCTGATGTGTGCAGGCTGTTTCATTCACCTTCTGGCTGATTCTCGTCTCAAAGAGGAACAGGCCACATGTCCCAACTGCAG GTGTGAGATCAGCAAGAACCTGTGCTGCAGGAACCTTGCTGTGGAGAAGGCTGTCAGTGAGCTGCCGACAGAATGTACCTTCTGCCTAAAACAGTTCCCCCGCTCCAGCTTAGAGAGACACCAGAAAGAGGAGTGTCAAGACAG GGTGACGCAGTGTAAGTACAAGAGGATCGGTTGCCCTTGGCAAGGTCCCTTCCACGAGCTGCCAGCACATGAGGGCGAGTGTTCCCATCCCACTAAGACTGGTACAGAGCTGATGGGAATCCTGGGAGAGATGGACCAGAGCCACCGCAGAGACATGCAGCTCTACAACAGCATCTTTAGCCTGCTGTGCTATGAAAAGATTGGCTTTACAG AGGTACAGTTCAGGCCGTACCGCACCGATGATTTCATCACTCGGCTGTACTATGAAACGCCACGCTTCACTGTTCTCAACCAGACATGGGTGCTGAAGGCTCGTGTTAACGACTCAGAACGCAACCCGAACCTCTCCTGCAAGCGCACACTCTCCTTCCAGCTCATCCTCAAGAGCAAG GTGAATTCAGCCCTTGAAtgctccttcctgctgctgaaggGGCCATATGACGACGTGCGGATCAAGCCCGTCATCCACCATCACTCCTTCAGCAATGATGCCAATGAGACCGACTATGTCCCTCTGCCCATCTCCGACTCGGTGGAGTGCAACAAACTGCTGGCCGCCAAAAACATCAACCTGCGCTTGTTCATCTTCCAAGTCCAAAAATAA